From the genome of Segatella hominis, one region includes:
- a CDS encoding OmpA family protein: MDTKRTKPLIALSNSRWARVGLSILIASLFTVGAQAQTEGEGIADPPCDTNKELRTNTWSIYAQGGLSWANGVWYENFDAKKSYKQSPAVGGGIDFTIRPWVRIGADYIWSRYRREQRFSTINTQVMPVKTYGNYVMNTHSVKLGAQFNFMEFWPARKAQWFNIWIGTGVGGIFARGNEYGMWINNTMTENGTNKPIGSNTNINNDGTVTITGNVSTRNRHENFDKLYIPATLHIEADVSRRFTVGVKGEMDWLLNRKEVAPKHLIYAMATVRYNFVQSRARKLRNYYDGELAALNDRANNLRQKADAEKTRADREAALRQKAEQQNSDLQRQLDDCQKSKKAVVATQEHFVQFAHNSSYMSREEMDRLRTFARSVKGEKLSILAEASTPGLREYNQTLSERRLKRVVKVLLKEGFAPEDLQPQTAIGAKNGKKTFEGRRVTIKVKK; this comes from the coding sequence ATGGATACAAAACGAACCAAACCGCTCATTGCGCTATCAAATAGCAGATGGGCAAGAGTAGGGCTCAGCATATTGATTGCATCGCTCTTCACGGTAGGCGCTCAGGCGCAGACCGAGGGTGAGGGCATAGCTGATCCGCCATGCGATACTAATAAGGAACTGCGCACTAATACTTGGAGCATTTACGCTCAGGGAGGATTGTCGTGGGCTAACGGTGTGTGGTATGAGAACTTCGACGCCAAGAAGAGCTATAAGCAGTCGCCCGCAGTAGGCGGTGGCATCGACTTCACCATTCGCCCGTGGGTTCGCATTGGTGCCGACTACATCTGGTCGCGCTACCGCCGTGAGCAACGCTTCTCGACTATCAATACCCAGGTGATGCCTGTAAAGACCTATGGCAACTATGTGATGAATACCCACAGCGTGAAACTTGGCGCACAGTTCAACTTCATGGAGTTCTGGCCTGCACGTAAGGCACAGTGGTTCAACATCTGGATAGGCACAGGTGTAGGCGGAATATTCGCCCGTGGCAATGAATACGGTATGTGGATAAACAACACCATGACCGAGAACGGTACCAACAAGCCGATAGGTAGCAATACCAATATCAATAATGACGGTACCGTCACCATTACGGGCAACGTGAGCACACGCAACCGCCACGAGAACTTCGACAAGCTCTACATCCCTGCCACACTGCACATCGAGGCTGACGTGAGCCGCCGCTTCACCGTAGGCGTTAAAGGCGAGATGGACTGGCTGCTCAACCGCAAGGAGGTGGCTCCGAAGCATCTCATCTACGCTATGGCAACCGTTCGCTACAACTTCGTACAGAGTCGTGCACGCAAGCTGCGCAACTATTACGACGGCGAGTTGGCTGCGCTCAACGACCGAGCCAACAACCTGCGCCAGAAAGCTGATGCCGAAAAGACCCGTGCCGACCGTGAAGCTGCACTCCGACAGAAGGCTGAACAGCAGAACAGCGACCTTCAGCGACAGCTCGATGACTGCCAGAAGAGCAAGAAGGCTGTAGTGGCTACACAGGAGCACTTCGTACAGTTTGCACACAACAGCTCGTACATGAGCCGTGAGGAAATGGACCGTCTGCGCACGTTTGCACGCAGCGTAAAGGGCGAGAAACTGTCTATCCTTGCCGAAGCAAGCACTCCGGGCCTCCGAGAGTACAACCAGACCCTCTCTGAGCGCCGCCTGAAGCGGGTAGTAAAGGTACTGTTGAAGGAAGGTTTCGCTCCAGAGGATCTCCAACCACAGACTGCCATCGGAGCCAAGAACGGCAAAAAGACGTTTGAAGGCAGAAGAGTAACTATCAAGGTAAAAAAGTAA
- a CDS encoding leucine-rich repeat domain-containing protein, with product MKTIYSTLFVKGQHSFSLQSLMRTLLLCFVIAVTTNGQAHEVDNIDYELRTDGTAWVDDGEKAQGDVTIPSKIEVDGKEYTVVGINRKAFYSNKSITSVTLPDNLKYINDGAFTYCRNLENINNIPKHIENLGEEGAVFSGTKFLTNGIKNEFFVFSDWLIKYTPQGETVKVTVPEGIFGISADALTDADNTVVLPKSLRAASVLAFNSNLKHIDTGDNPVYAYKDGILFCEGTVTFYKNGRDANDEVSVDGMWADVILSNAVKNGVLLIPGKVETAGNVVKTVGGVRKGKLPRLTCEKLIVDEGVKYITDHAFRYYKPLQYVDLPSTLINIGDWAFVDAKIESLVCRMPQPMNVPYYFTYYIKKFNSKVYVPKALLDTYKTTKTYWNLIPAENFYQIEGNVPESGILASVKPIESVGKATVKAIYTLNGTKVNSLQHGINIVKMSDGTVRKVMTKGYKNR from the coding sequence ATGAAAACTATTTACTCAACTCTCTTCGTGAAAGGACAACATTCCTTTTCTCTACAATCATTGATGCGAACCTTGTTGCTTTGCTTTGTCATCGCTGTGACAACTAATGGACAGGCTCATGAAGTTGACAACATCGACTATGAACTCCGCACCGACGGAACGGCATGGGTGGATGATGGCGAGAAGGCTCAGGGCGACGTTACGATTCCGTCGAAAATAGAAGTTGACGGCAAGGAATACACGGTGGTTGGGATTAATAGAAAAGCCTTCTATTCCAACAAGAGCATTACCTCTGTCACATTGCCCGACAATCTGAAGTACATTAACGACGGAGCTTTTACATACTGCCGGAATCTTGAAAACATCAACAATATCCCCAAACATATCGAGAATCTTGGTGAAGAGGGGGCGGTATTCTCCGGAACAAAGTTCCTTACCAACGGCATCAAGAATGAATTTTTTGTTTTCTCCGACTGGCTTATAAAATACACACCCCAAGGCGAAACAGTCAAGGTGACAGTTCCCGAAGGCATATTCGGAATATCTGCAGACGCACTGACAGATGCCGATAACACGGTAGTCTTGCCAAAGTCGTTGCGAGCAGCGTCGGTATTGGCATTCAACTCCAACCTGAAGCACATTGACACTGGCGACAATCCCGTGTACGCCTACAAGGACGGCATACTCTTTTGCGAAGGTACGGTGACCTTCTACAAGAACGGACGTGACGCAAATGACGAAGTATCGGTAGATGGCATGTGGGCGGATGTCATTTTAAGCAATGCCGTGAAGAATGGTGTCCTTCTGATTCCTGGCAAAGTGGAAACGGCAGGCAACGTCGTTAAAACAGTTGGGGGTGTGAGAAAAGGTAAACTGCCTAGATTGACCTGCGAGAAACTCATCGTGGACGAAGGTGTGAAATATATCACCGACCATGCTTTCAGATACTATAAACCATTGCAATATGTTGACCTCCCTTCTACGCTTATAAACATCGGAGACTGGGCGTTTGTTGACGCAAAAATCGAGTCGTTGGTATGCCGCATGCCACAACCCATGAATGTGCCTTATTACTTCACTTATTATATAAAGAAGTTCAATTCTAAGGTGTACGTTCCAAAAGCATTGCTCGACACCTACAAGACGACGAAGACCTATTGGAATTTAATTCCTGCCGAAAACTTCTACCAGATAGAGGGGAACGTGCCAGAATCTGGCATATTGGCATCGGTGAAGCCAATAGAGAGTGTCGGCAAAGCTACCGTGAAAGCCATCTATACGCTAAACGGCACAAAAGTGAACTCTCTGCAACACGGAATAAACATCGTGAAAATGAGCGACGGCACCGTGCGCAAGGTGATGACCAAAGGTTATAAAAATCGTTGA
- a CDS encoding type II toxin-antitoxin system RelE/ParE family toxin, producing the protein MISEDNVQGLWKYNSLNYERLEGNKEGLSSVRVNDQYRIEFEEEFEDGQTIATICNITELSNHYK; encoded by the coding sequence ATGATATCGGAAGATAACGTTCAAGGCCTATGGAAATATAATTCTCTCAATTATGAACGGTTAGAAGGAAACAAAGAAGGATTGTCCTCGGTAAGAGTGAATGATCAGTATCGAATAGAATTTGAAGAAGAATTTGAGGATGGTCAGACTATTGCAACCATATGTAATATAACAGAATTGTCAAACCATTATAAATGA
- a CDS encoding HigA family addiction module antitoxin — protein MSNDKKTIKGMQANEMTPAFPTHPGDVLKDEIEYRGISQRQLAEEMGIAYSALNEILNTRRPVTEKTALLFEAALGVNAEPLLKMQMRYNLQSTKNDSTFMARLAKVRRVAAAL, from the coding sequence ATGAGCAACGATAAAAAAACAATAAAGGGAATGCAAGCAAACGAGATGACTCCGGCTTTTCCTACGCATCCTGGAGATGTTTTGAAGGATGAAATAGAATATCGTGGAATTTCTCAGCGACAGTTGGCGGAGGAAATGGGGATTGCCTATTCTGCTCTGAACGAAATTCTGAATACACGTCGCCCTGTGACGGAAAAAACAGCTCTGCTCTTTGAGGCTGCACTTGGAGTGAATGCTGAGCCTTTGTTGAAAATGCAGATGAGATATAATCTGCAATCAACAAAAAATGATTCAACCTTTATGGCCAGATTGGCAAAAGTTAGAAGGGTGGCTGCAGCCTTGTAA
- a CDS encoding GAF domain-containing protein: MAKHLIIKGETKAELYATLIPQLQSLIEGESDIIANMANISACIMDTFHFWWVGFYRVIDENLVLGPFQGPLACTRIKRGKGVCGTAWDKAETIVVEDVEKFPGHIACSSASRSEIVVPVIRNGEVIAVLDIDSEHLNTFDSIDKEWLEKVAEIVLKSY; this comes from the coding sequence ATGGCAAAACATCTTATAATAAAAGGAGAAACGAAGGCAGAACTTTACGCCACTCTCATCCCTCAGCTTCAATCGCTCATAGAGGGCGAAAGCGACATCATCGCCAATATGGCAAATATTTCAGCATGCATCATGGATACCTTTCATTTCTGGTGGGTAGGTTTCTATCGCGTCATTGATGAAAACCTTGTATTAGGACCTTTCCAAGGACCTTTGGCTTGTACCCGCATCAAACGGGGCAAGGGAGTTTGTGGCACAGCTTGGGACAAGGCAGAAACCATCGTTGTAGAAGATGTAGAAAAGTTTCCTGGTCATATAGCTTGCAGTAGTGCTTCTCGCTCAGAGATAGTAGTGCCTGTCATTAGAAATGGTGAGGTCATCGCCGTACTGGACATTGACAGCGAACACCTCAACACCTTCGATAGTATTGATAAAGAATGGTTGGAAAAGGTAGCAGAAATAGTGCTCAAGTCATATTGA
- a CDS encoding DUF6575 domain-containing protein, giving the protein MNMKQSKLKVDSILEYYDNPQLLTARDCFDTLYLCLLYEDTPECKYTAIRISSKRLQDFCMGKKDLRSLFLSPEGDKEYFNVRGADNNLVLDLKINTTIPEDRLPDEGYYLETSGKESIVVNIPVKDKGLFTEIVRKFGWACM; this is encoded by the coding sequence ATGAATATGAAACAATCCAAGCTAAAAGTAGATAGCATACTGGAGTACTACGACAATCCTCAATTGCTAACCGCAAGGGATTGTTTTGATACGTTGTATTTGTGTTTGCTGTATGAAGATACTCCCGAATGCAAATATACGGCAATTCGTATTTCCAGTAAGAGATTGCAGGATTTCTGCATGGGAAAGAAAGACCTGCGCTCCTTGTTCTTGTCTCCTGAAGGAGATAAGGAGTACTTTAATGTGAGAGGGGCTGATAATAACCTTGTGCTGGATTTGAAAATCAATACTACAATACCTGAAGATCGTTTGCCAGATGAAGGTTATTATCTGGAAACTTCAGGTAAGGAAAGCATTGTTGTTAATATCCCAGTTAAAGATAAAGGTCTGTTTACTGAAATAGTCAGAAAGTTTGGTTGGGCTTGTATGTAG
- a CDS encoding NUDIX hydrolase, which translates to MADKDMKWKTLSQKYLIEKPWLTARVDKVQLPTGVIIDEYYVLEYPDWVNTIAITKDGKFVFVRQYRYALGKTVNELCAGVVEKGEDPMDAAKRELLEETGFGGGNWQKWMTISANPSTHTNLTHCYLATDVEPLGEQHLDQGEDLEPRMFSREEVLDMLQKGEIWQALMAAPLWKYFAN; encoded by the coding sequence ATGGCAGATAAAGATATGAAATGGAAGACGCTCTCGCAGAAATATCTGATAGAGAAGCCTTGGCTCACGGCGCGTGTTGATAAGGTGCAGTTGCCAACAGGGGTTATCATTGACGAATATTATGTGCTGGAATATCCTGATTGGGTGAATACCATTGCCATTACGAAGGACGGAAAGTTTGTGTTTGTTCGACAGTATCGTTATGCATTAGGAAAGACGGTGAACGAACTTTGCGCTGGAGTGGTGGAGAAGGGGGAAGACCCGATGGATGCTGCCAAGCGAGAACTGCTGGAAGAAACTGGATTTGGTGGTGGTAACTGGCAGAAGTGGATGACAATCTCTGCTAATCCAAGTACGCATACCAATCTGACTCACTGCTATTTAGCCACGGATGTTGAACCTTTAGGTGAACAGCATCTTGATCAAGGTGAAGACTTGGAACCTCGTATGTTCTCCCGTGAGGAAGTATTGGATATGCTACAGAAAGGGGAGATTTGGCAGGCTTTGATGGCTGCTCCACTATGGAAGTATTTTGCAAACTAA
- a CDS encoding acyloxyacyl hydrolase — protein sequence MDLRLSVISIVAMIALPVFSQEDSIKTVHRIAADAVPATIFHTNEFLRGGNEEIRTMNHDMTFTLKYAFMNRDEVRPGAIHQGVYQGVGLARHEFNRWLANPISVYLFQGAPIVNFSRRVSLNYEWNLGMAFGWNGYDEQNNPENKVIGSKVTAYIDADLYVRWMLSKAFDLNAGISLSHFSNGNTTYPNMGLNTGGIRLGLAYYINRQPLTVPKVEREKLPDCRGFYADVILYGAWKQGVGYDGYDHYLLPGKYGVMGFNVNPMYRLNPWLSLGASLDGVYDRSAGRENDPWGEDVNHKFSTQAGLGLSARGEFAMPYFSINFGAGTYLLGNRNDFRGVYEVLALKIHVTKRAMLHIGYSLVDFKTPNNLMLGLGWRFGGK from the coding sequence ATGGATTTACGTTTGTCGGTTATATCAATAGTTGCGATGATTGCATTGCCTGTCTTCTCTCAGGAAGATAGCATCAAGACCGTTCATCGCATTGCTGCAGATGCTGTTCCTGCTACCATCTTCCATACCAACGAGTTTCTGCGTGGTGGAAATGAGGAGATTAGGACGATGAACCACGATATGACCTTTACGCTTAAATATGCTTTTATGAATAGAGATGAGGTGCGACCGGGGGCTATTCATCAGGGAGTGTATCAGGGTGTGGGCTTGGCAAGGCATGAGTTCAACCGATGGCTGGCAAACCCTATCTCTGTTTATCTGTTCCAAGGTGCGCCTATCGTGAATTTCTCGCGCAGGGTTTCGCTCAATTATGAATGGAACTTAGGTATGGCATTTGGGTGGAATGGATATGATGAACAGAACAATCCAGAAAACAAGGTTATCGGTTCGAAAGTAACTGCTTATATTGATGCTGATCTTTACGTCAGATGGATGCTCTCTAAGGCCTTTGACTTGAATGCCGGTATCTCGTTGAGTCATTTCTCTAATGGCAATACCACCTATCCTAATATGGGACTGAATACGGGTGGTATCCGGTTGGGATTGGCTTATTACATCAACCGGCAACCATTGACTGTGCCGAAGGTGGAGCGGGAAAAGTTGCCAGACTGCCGTGGTTTTTATGCAGATGTGATTCTGTATGGTGCCTGGAAGCAGGGCGTAGGGTATGATGGTTATGATCATTATCTGTTGCCTGGAAAATATGGCGTAATGGGCTTCAATGTCAATCCGATGTATCGGCTGAATCCGTGGCTCAGTTTAGGAGCATCGCTTGATGGCGTGTACGATCGTTCGGCAGGCAGGGAGAATGATCCCTGGGGCGAGGATGTGAATCATAAGTTTAGTACTCAGGCTGGTTTGGGTCTTTCGGCTCGTGGCGAATTTGCCATGCCTTATTTCAGCATCAACTTCGGTGCAGGAACCTATCTGCTTGGCAATCGCAACGATTTCAGAGGTGTATATGAAGTACTTGCCTTGAAGATTCATGTCACCAAACGTGCTATGCTCCATATCGGCTATAGTCTTGTGGATTTCAAAACTCCCAATAATCTGATGCTCGGATTGGGGTGGCGTTTTGGCGGCAAGTAA
- a CDS encoding VOC family protein: MKIKDFTTGVQHIGIPTNDINKTIEFYHALGFETALRTVNGTEEVAFLQLHNLIIETYQNHQAKMEYGAIDHIAIDVKDIEDLFQVVKEAGTFKMLDQQVNGLPFWENGVKFFTIEGPNKEKIEFCEKL, encoded by the coding sequence ATGAAGATTAAAGATTTTACAACAGGCGTGCAGCACATCGGCATTCCTACCAACGACATCAACAAGACCATTGAGTTTTATCATGCTCTAGGCTTCGAGACAGCCCTTCGCACAGTAAACGGCACCGAGGAAGTAGCCTTCCTCCAGCTCCACAATCTCATCATCGAGACCTATCAGAACCATCAGGCAAAGATGGAATATGGAGCCATCGACCACATCGCCATTGATGTAAAGGACATAGAGGATCTTTTCCAGGTAGTGAAGGAAGCCGGCACCTTCAAGATGCTGGATCAGCAGGTAAATGGTCTTCCTTTCTGGGAGAACGGCGTAAAGTTCTTCACTATTGAGGGTCCTAACAAGGAGAAAATCGAATTCTGCGAAAAGCTCTAA
- a CDS encoding carbohydrate kinase family protein, which yields MEKKQSVIGLGEALFDVLPEGKKLGGAPANFAYHVSQFGLNSCAVSAMGDDELGKELEKELNDHHLNYQIDKVAYPTGTVQVSLDANGIPCYDIKEGAAWDNIPYTPALEKLAKNCTAACFGSLAQRNEVSRNTIYRFLDHMPKEEGILKIFDINLRQGFYTKEIITESIKRCNILKINDEELITISRIFGYPGIDLENKCWLLLGKYNLKMLILTCGVNGSYVFTPGEVSFIETPKVEVADTVGAGDSFTGAFVASILKGKSVREAHELAVKVSAYVCTQNGAMPVLPKEFCC from the coding sequence ATGGAAAAGAAACAATCAGTAATAGGTCTCGGCGAAGCTCTCTTCGATGTGCTTCCTGAAGGTAAAAAACTCGGTGGTGCTCCTGCCAACTTTGCTTACCACGTTTCGCAGTTCGGACTCAATAGCTGTGCAGTCAGCGCAATGGGCGATGATGAGCTGGGCAAGGAACTGGAGAAGGAACTCAACGATCACCATCTCAACTATCAGATAGACAAGGTAGCCTACCCTACGGGCACCGTCCAGGTTTCACTCGACGCCAACGGTATTCCTTGCTACGACATCAAGGAAGGAGCAGCTTGGGACAACATACCTTACACCCCAGCCCTGGAGAAGTTGGCAAAGAATTGCACCGCAGCCTGCTTCGGTTCGCTGGCTCAGCGCAACGAGGTTTCCCGCAACACCATCTATCGCTTCCTCGATCACATGCCTAAGGAAGAAGGAATCCTCAAAATCTTCGATATCAATCTCCGTCAAGGATTCTATACCAAGGAGATTATCACCGAGAGCATCAAGCGATGCAACATCCTCAAGATCAACGACGAGGAACTGATTACCATAAGCCGCATCTTCGGCTATCCGGGCATCGACTTGGAGAATAAATGCTGGCTCCTCTTGGGCAAGTACAATCTGAAGATGCTCATCCTTACCTGTGGCGTAAACGGCAGCTATGTATTCACTCCTGGTGAGGTTTCGTTTATCGAGACTCCAAAAGTGGAAGTAGCTGATACTGTGGGTGCCGGTGATTCATTCACAGGCGCATTCGTGGCAAGCATCTTGAAGGGCAAGAGCGTCAGAGAGGCACATGAATTGGCAGTAAAGGTTTCGGCATACGTCTGCACACAGAACGGAGCCATGCCTGTATTACCGAAGGAATTTTGTTGTTAA
- a CDS encoding zinc-dependent alcohol dehydrogenase, which yields MRQAILVEPKHIEFKEVAEPKAADLTAHQVLVNIKRIGICGSEIHSYHGLHPATFYPVVQGHEYSGVVMAVGSEVTVCKPGDHITARPQLVCGKCNPCKRGQYNVCEHLRVQAFQADGAAQDFFVVDDDRVAKLPEGMSLDYGAMIEPSAVGAHASNRTDVKGKNVVVSGAGTIGNLIAQFCIARGAKNVLITDVSDLRLAKARECGIKHTLNITKKTLKEAAQELFGEEGYQVGFEVAGVEVSIRSLMETIEKGSDIVVVAVFAKDPALSMFYLGEHELRLIGSMMYRHEDYLTAIDYVSKGIVNLKPLVSNRFAFEEYDDAYKFIDAHRETSMKVLIDFEQKPGEKK from the coding sequence ATGAGACAGGCAATATTGGTAGAACCAAAGCATATCGAGTTCAAGGAAGTAGCAGAACCAAAGGCAGCAGACTTAACTGCTCATCAGGTTCTCGTCAACATCAAGCGCATCGGCATCTGCGGTAGCGAGATTCACTCTTACCACGGTCTTCACCCAGCCACCTTCTATCCAGTGGTTCAGGGACATGAGTACTCAGGAGTGGTTATGGCTGTAGGCAGCGAAGTTACCGTCTGCAAGCCTGGCGACCACATCACCGCTCGCCCACAGTTGGTTTGCGGCAAGTGCAACCCTTGCAAGCGCGGACAGTATAATGTTTGTGAGCACCTGCGTGTTCAGGCTTTCCAGGCAGATGGTGCAGCACAGGATTTCTTTGTAGTTGATGACGACCGCGTGGCTAAGTTGCCGGAAGGCATGAGCCTCGACTATGGTGCCATGATTGAGCCTTCAGCCGTTGGTGCCCATGCCAGCAACCGCACCGATGTAAAGGGCAAGAATGTAGTAGTAAGCGGCGCAGGAACCATCGGCAACCTCATTGCCCAGTTCTGCATTGCACGTGGTGCCAAGAATGTACTCATTACCGATGTAAGCGACCTTCGCCTGGCCAAGGCTCGTGAGTGCGGCATCAAGCATACCCTCAACATCACCAAGAAGACCTTGAAGGAAGCTGCTCAGGAACTTTTCGGTGAGGAAGGCTATCAGGTAGGTTTCGAGGTAGCAGGTGTAGAAGTTTCCATCCGTTCACTGATGGAGACCATCGAGAAAGGTAGCGACATCGTGGTTGTGGCAGTCTTTGCCAAGGACCCAGCCCTCAGCATGTTCTATCTCGGCGAGCACGAGTTGAGACTCATCGGTTCGATGATGTATCGCCACGAAGATTATCTCACAGCCATCGATTACGTAAGCAAGGGCATCGTCAACCTCAAGCCACTTGTAAGCAATCGCTTCGCCTTCGAAGAATACGATGACGCCTACAAGTTTATCGACGCTCATCGCGAAACCAGCATGAAGGTTCTCATCGATTTCGAACAGAAACCAGGAGAGAAGAAGTAA
- a CDS encoding MFS transporter, producing the protein MEQDSKSQATNSQENHSQGKVPFISKLAYGMGDVGCNFSWMFVGNFLMIFYTDVFGISMSAVATLMLVSRFWDAINDPIIGTLTDKTHTRWGRFRPWLLFGAPITALVLILTFWAHPEWSQTAKIIYMAVTYCILVLGYTCVNLPYGTLCGAMTQDIDERAKLNTSRSVSAMMAIGVINIVTVPLISWFGAGDTKYGYLAVAVLYGIIFAACHLFCFHKTKEVVEVPVGQKLPLKVQLRSVMKNKPYLLALLGQLLFGFIHYGRNADMLYYFTYVEGSATLFSYYSMAIIVPSIIGAACFPLVFRKTGNKGFTAAIFAFLTGITMIGLYFFSPNGSAIMFYLFSALSWFFFSGFNTAIYAIIPDCVEYGEWKTGIRNDGFQYAFISLGNKIGMALGTSLLAIALGSAGYVSNAMQNPEVLSIMHHAFSTIPGVLWIITAGCLCFYKLNKKQYKQIMADLENKKK; encoded by the coding sequence ATGGAACAGGATTCAAAATCTCAAGCGACCAACTCGCAGGAGAACCATTCACAGGGAAAGGTTCCCTTCATCAGCAAGCTCGCCTATGGAATGGGCGATGTAGGCTGCAACTTCAGTTGGATGTTCGTGGGCAACTTCCTCATGATTTTCTACACCGATGTATTCGGAATCAGCATGAGTGCCGTAGCAACCCTGATGCTTGTGTCCCGATTCTGGGACGCCATCAACGACCCCATCATCGGCACACTTACCGATAAAACCCACACCCGATGGGGACGATTCCGCCCATGGCTGCTCTTCGGAGCTCCTATCACGGCACTGGTACTGATACTCACCTTCTGGGCACATCCAGAATGGAGCCAGACCGCCAAGATTATCTATATGGCAGTAACCTACTGCATCCTGGTGCTGGGATATACCTGCGTGAACCTGCCTTACGGCACACTCTGCGGAGCCATGACACAAGACATCGATGAGAGAGCCAAGCTCAATACCAGCCGTTCGGTGAGCGCCATGATGGCCATCGGAGTAATCAACATCGTAACCGTTCCGCTCATCAGCTGGTTTGGCGCAGGCGATACCAAATATGGTTATCTGGCTGTGGCTGTACTCTACGGCATCATCTTCGCCGCCTGCCATCTGTTCTGCTTCCACAAGACCAAGGAAGTGGTAGAAGTTCCTGTAGGACAGAAGCTCCCTCTAAAGGTGCAGCTTCGTTCCGTGATGAAGAACAAGCCCTATCTGCTTGCCCTATTAGGACAGTTGCTCTTCGGTTTCATTCACTACGGACGCAACGCCGACATGCTCTACTATTTCACTTATGTGGAAGGTTCAGCAACACTCTTCTCCTACTATTCCATGGCTATCATCGTGCCAAGCATCATAGGTGCAGCCTGCTTCCCTCTGGTATTCAGAAAAACGGGCAACAAGGGTTTCACAGCAGCCATCTTCGCTTTCCTCACTGGTATTACGATGATAGGTCTGTACTTCTTCAGCCCTAACGGCAGCGCCATCATGTTCTATCTGTTCTCGGCATTGTCGTGGTTCTTCTTCTCAGGCTTCAATACAGCCATCTATGCCATCATCCCCGACTGTGTGGAGTATGGCGAGTGGAAGACGGGCATCAGAAACGACGGATTCCAGTACGCCTTCATCTCGCTGGGCAACAAGATAGGAATGGCACTCGGCACATCGCTCCTCGCCATTGCTCTGGGCAGCGCAGGATACGTAAGCAATGCCATGCAGAATCCGGAAGTATTGAGCATTATGCACCACGCCTTCAGCACCATTCCGGGAGTCTTGTGGATTATCACCGCAGGATGCCTCTGCTTCTACAAGCTCAACAAGAAGCAATACAAGCAGATTATGGCTGATTTGGAAAATAAAAAGAAATAA